From Chryseobacterium shandongense, the proteins below share one genomic window:
- a CDS encoding DNA-binding protein has translation MKAKTTEEAKTMAKEKSLETQYRDEAIYIIYCNRTEYFYVDTNSLIRLWERLIGYYENGFYTDEKSNS, from the coding sequence ATGAAAGCAAAAACGACAGAGGAAGCAAAAACGATGGCTAAAGAAAAGAGCCTCGAAACGCAGTACAGGGATGAAGCGATATACATCATCTACTGTAACAGAACTGAATATTTCTATGTGGATACCAATAGCCTAATACGGCTTTGGGAACGGCTGATTGGCTACTATGAAAACGGTTTTTATACCGATGAAAAATCAAACTCGTAA
- a CDS encoding conjugal transfer protein TraO gives MKKYIYTVMLVLMGITALKAQRMLPKQKGLELSAGILSNDKIGNDYYLSAALTVNGRNGNYQLWALEYTHRHHEYKDLHIPRETYSAEGGYSFYLLGDGGRNIALNLGITGVIGYESINRGEAMLYDGSKILSEGSFIYGTGGRITLDTYLSDRFVLVLQGRTKVLWGTDLEQFRPSAGVGLRFNF, from the coding sequence ATGAAAAAGTATATCTATACCGTAATGCTTGTTTTAATGGGTATTACGGCTCTAAAGGCACAACGAATGCTGCCTAAACAGAAAGGATTGGAACTCAGTGCAGGCATATTATCCAATGACAAGATCGGCAATGATTATTACCTCAGTGCCGCATTAACCGTCAATGGCAGAAATGGCAATTACCAACTTTGGGCGTTGGAATATACGCACCGGCACCACGAGTATAAAGATCTTCACATCCCGCGGGAAACTTACTCGGCCGAAGGTGGGTACAGCTTTTATTTGTTAGGCGATGGCGGAAGAAACATTGCCCTCAACTTGGGGATAACGGGTGTGATCGGCTACGAAAGCATTAACCGGGGCGAAGCAATGTTGTACGACGGGTCGAAGATTTTGAGTGAAGGTAGTTTTATCTACGGAACTGGTGGGCGGATCACATTGGACACCTATCTGTCCGACCGTTTCGTATTGGTTCTGCAAGGGCGGACAAAAGTCCTTTGGGGTACAGACCTCGAACAGTTTCGACCGTCGGCGGGTGTAGGATTAAGGTTTAACTTTTAA
- a CDS encoding 3-isopropylmalate dehydratase: MQLTDLNGHTIKVTDLDKAIEQIEFFKDCHHVPPVESDKERQAYWGDMYKKLLALKEQLKAKKSNDIKIVQR; this comes from the coding sequence ATGCAGCTCACCGACTTAAACGGTCACACCATTAAAGTAACTGACCTCGACAAAGCTATTGAACAGATCGAGTTTTTTAAGGATTGCCACCACGTACCGCCAGTAGAGAGCGATAAGGAAAGACAGGCCTATTGGGGCGATATGTACAAGAAACTGCTTGCCCTGAAAGAGCAGTTAAAGGCAAAAAAGAGTAATGACATTAAAATTGTACAACGATGA
- a CDS encoding DUF3872 domain-containing protein, giving the protein MKAIFNTCKTGLLSIYVLLAILTVSLTLVSCNKDDELEIQNNFPFEVKVMPVPKDIKKGQTVEIRMTIQRTGYYSNTKYFLRYFQFNGQGKLQYYDEPPYQPNDLYPLPAEQFRLYYTSTSAVSQSFDVWISDSFGNEKQISVEFNSSD; this is encoded by the coding sequence ATGAAAGCAATATTCAATACATGTAAAACCGGGCTATTGTCGATATATGTACTTTTGGCAATCCTCACGGTTTCGCTTACGCTGGTATCTTGCAACAAAGATGATGAACTTGAAATACAGAACAACTTTCCTTTCGAGGTGAAAGTAATGCCCGTGCCGAAAGATATAAAGAAAGGACAGACGGTAGAAATACGAATGACCATACAGCGAACAGGTTATTATAGTAACACAAAGTATTTCCTACGTTACTTCCAATTTAACGGACAGGGAAAACTACAATATTACGACGAGCCTCCCTACCAGCCCAATGACCTATACCCATTGCCAGCGGAACAGTTCAGGTTATATTACACTTCAACATCTGCCGTCTCGCAATCTTTCGATGTTTGGATCTCGGACAGTTTCGGCAATGAAAAGCAGATCAGTGTTGAATTTAATAGTAGTGATTAA
- a CDS encoding DUF932 domain-containing protein, protein MAHNINFNEQTGRYSFFSVQQKAWHGLGQIVEKYPTSEEAIKHAGLDYDVVKSPLFTKGSGIIETANGIEIGSSELEVPDYFANIRTDNNAVLGVVGKDYHIVQNREAFNFFDAIVGGGEGILYETAGALGNGERIFITAKLPDYIRVGNGDDVTEKYIFLTTSHDGSGSITAAFTPIRIVCQNTLNASLRSMTNVVRIKHTSGAKQRIENAHKIMGLANTLSGQLEGIFNEWTKVKVNDKEVRKLIQLALCPNKETLDLIKKGADDEISTVFKNTVEDAFAYAMISDTQQMETTKGTLFGAYNAVTGYYQNVRNYKNDEAKLQSIVLGGTAQLKSQKAFELCSEFALAGAEVLNLN, encoded by the coding sequence ATGGCACATAATATCAATTTCAACGAGCAAACAGGACGTTATTCATTTTTTAGCGTACAACAAAAAGCATGGCACGGATTGGGGCAAATCGTGGAAAAGTACCCGACAAGTGAAGAAGCGATCAAACATGCAGGGTTAGATTACGACGTGGTAAAATCCCCACTGTTTACCAAAGGTTCAGGCATTATCGAAACTGCGAACGGCATAGAGATAGGCAGTAGCGAATTGGAAGTACCCGACTATTTCGCTAACATCCGCACCGATAACAATGCCGTATTAGGCGTAGTGGGTAAAGATTACCATATCGTACAAAACCGTGAAGCCTTTAATTTTTTCGACGCTATCGTAGGGGGTGGCGAGGGCATCCTGTATGAAACCGCAGGAGCATTAGGCAACGGAGAGCGCATTTTTATCACAGCCAAACTGCCCGATTATATCCGTGTGGGCAATGGCGATGATGTAACAGAAAAATACATCTTCCTAACCACTTCACACGATGGTAGCGGAAGCATCACCGCTGCATTTACCCCCATTAGGATTGTATGCCAAAACACGCTCAATGCCTCACTTCGCAGTATGACCAATGTCGTGCGTATCAAACACACTTCAGGAGCCAAACAGCGTATCGAGAATGCCCACAAGATTATGGGACTTGCCAATACGTTGAGCGGGCAGTTAGAGGGCATTTTCAATGAGTGGACGAAAGTAAAAGTTAACGACAAAGAAGTAAGAAAACTTATCCAGTTGGCACTTTGCCCGAACAAGGAAACGCTTGACCTTATCAAAAAAGGTGCTGACGATGAAATTTCCACCGTCTTTAAAAACACCGTTGAGGACGCATTCGCCTATGCCATGATTAGCGATACCCAGCAAATGGAAACGACCAAAGGTACTTTGTTCGGAGCCTACAATGCGGTGACAGGCTACTATCAGAACGTAAGAAATTACAAGAACGATGAAGCTAAGTTGCAAAGTATTGTATTGGGTGGAACTGCCCAACTCAAATCACAGAAAGCATTTGAACTGTGCAGCGAATTTGCCTTAGCCGGTGCGGAAGTCCTAAACCTTAATTAA
- the dinB gene encoding DNA polymerase IV, with translation MDRAIVHMDLDTFFVSCERRNNSQLVGKPIIIGGGDRGVVASCSYEARYYGVRSAMPIKMAMKLCPEARIIRGDMDLYSKLSHEVTEIIEEKVPLLEKASIDEFYLDLSGMDRFFGTYQWTKELAAHVVKHTDLPISFALSNNKTVSKIGTGEAKPKGHLEIQPAMIRPFLNPLSVRKIPMVGEVTYQLLSRVGIRTIHTLAEMPTEVLQKILGKNGIELSRKANGIDDSPVVPYTERKSISSEHTFEKDSINIYGIKSLLTGMAEQLAHQLRQEKWLTSTIVVKIRYSNFETEIKQCKVSYTSADHTISRYALELFDKLYTRRMRIRLVGLKLTGLVHGEYQMNMFEDTQEMMNLYQSMDRIKNRFGKNAVGRASGFDFPSKHY, from the coding sequence ATGGATCGTGCAATAGTGCATATGGATTTAGATACTTTCTTCGTATCGTGTGAACGAAGGAATAATAGTCAGCTTGTTGGCAAACCAATAATCATTGGCGGTGGTGACCGTGGGGTTGTGGCTTCCTGTTCGTATGAGGCCCGATACTATGGAGTACGTTCGGCAATGCCTATCAAAATGGCGATGAAACTTTGCCCTGAGGCGAGAATTATCCGAGGGGATATGGATCTTTATTCCAAACTTTCGCATGAGGTTACCGAAATTATCGAAGAAAAAGTCCCCTTATTGGAAAAAGCCAGTATTGATGAATTTTATCTTGATTTATCGGGAATGGACCGTTTCTTTGGAACCTATCAATGGACCAAGGAACTTGCTGCCCATGTCGTCAAGCATACTGATCTGCCTATCAGTTTTGCCCTTTCCAATAATAAAACCGTATCGAAGATCGGTACCGGAGAAGCCAAGCCTAAAGGCCACCTCGAAATACAGCCCGCCATGATCCGGCCATTTCTAAATCCGCTTTCTGTACGTAAAATTCCGATGGTTGGAGAAGTGACTTATCAATTACTTTCCCGGGTTGGTATTAGAACAATTCATACGCTTGCTGAAATGCCCACGGAAGTGTTGCAAAAGATTTTGGGAAAAAATGGAATTGAGCTGTCTCGAAAAGCCAATGGAATAGATGACAGTCCGGTCGTTCCGTATACGGAGAGAAAATCCATTTCATCGGAGCATACTTTTGAAAAGGACTCAATAAATATCTACGGCATAAAATCACTGCTGACCGGTATGGCCGAGCAGTTGGCTCATCAGCTCAGACAAGAAAAGTGGCTGACCTCTACCATTGTAGTCAAGATCCGCTATTCCAATTTTGAAACGGAGATCAAGCAATGCAAAGTGTCTTATACTTCAGCAGACCATACGATTAGCAGGTATGCATTGGAGTTATTTGATAAGCTGTATACCCGTAGGATGCGGATACGTTTGGTTGGATTGAAACTTACCGGATTGGTGCATGGTGAATACCAGATGAACATGTTCGAAGATACGCAGGAAATGATGAACCTATACCAATCCATGGATAGGATCAAAAACAGGTTTGGCAAAAATGCAGTCGGCCGTGCTTCAGGATTTGATTTTCCTTCAAAACATTATTAG
- a CDS encoding TIGR02391 family protein: MTKSFDDITLRNISDIIANMLTHSKITEHLTGAGISESHSGTNKTDRLFYALKERQIQDKCGNHVLAFVMRLLNPKRYDSEEEFEKDRTMINEKLVYDGIEIDKTGQPRQVNKARTISEAKSRSLKIKDKVHGIGVHSEILPYCEAEWLKENYFHAILEITKSVAQRLRQKSGYSSDGADLIDDCFALGKDKKPMLAFNTLSNPSEESEHKGFGNFCKGFFSMYRNPKAHNPKILEDTQLSQMTEVLVVATIIHNKLDNTYRTGFK, encoded by the coding sequence ATGACAAAGTCCTTTGATGACATAACCCTGCGAAATATATCTGACATCATAGCAAATATGTTGACACATTCTAAAATTACAGAACATTTAACTGGTGCTGGTATTTCTGAATCTCACAGCGGGACAAACAAAACAGACAGATTATTTTATGCGCTAAAAGAAAGACAAATCCAGGACAAGTGTGGAAATCATGTGTTGGCATTTGTTATGAGGTTACTTAATCCAAAAAGATATGATTCCGAAGAAGAATTTGAAAAGGACAGGACAATGATCAACGAGAAATTGGTGTATGATGGGATAGAAATTGATAAAACCGGACAGCCACGACAGGTGAATAAGGCTAGAACCATTTCTGAAGCAAAAAGCAGATCACTTAAAATTAAAGATAAAGTTCACGGTATTGGAGTGCATTCAGAAATTCTGCCCTACTGTGAAGCTGAATGGCTAAAGGAAAATTATTTTCACGCTATATTAGAGATCACAAAAAGTGTCGCGCAAAGACTTAGACAAAAAAGTGGTTATAGTTCTGACGGAGCAGATTTAATTGATGATTGTTTTGCACTGGGAAAAGACAAAAAGCCAATGCTTGCTTTTAATACACTCAGTAACCCAAGCGAGGAAAGTGAACATAAAGGTTTCGGAAATTTTTGTAAGGGCTTTTTTTCAATGTACAGAAATCCAAAAGCGCACAATCCAAAAATATTGGAAGACACCCAACTCTCTCAAATGACTGAAGTTTTGGTTGTAGCCACCATAATCCACAACAAGCTTGATAACACGTACAGGACGGGGTTTAAATAA
- a CDS encoding PRTRC system protein E → MNTNFFNQIQQLDFTGVLQLNISKGIDTNLIVTVLLHNDGCGDSAKNLIPPLTFNATPQDFDEGFFEQITTPVQKVSGLMVDMEKFQKQLDEAKKQSAIEKDKAEKQKKEQEAKDRKFKDGMAKADELEKEGKFREAWMKVPDITEFPEKADEIRKRKTSLSDRFATPSLFGAMEETVPAPQEKVESTADYLSEETDEIEQE, encoded by the coding sequence ATGAACACGAATTTTTTTAATCAGATACAACAGTTAGACTTTACAGGCGTATTGCAACTGAACATTTCAAAAGGAATAGATACCAACCTTATTGTAACGGTATTGCTCCACAACGATGGATGCGGAGACAGCGCAAAAAACCTCATTCCACCTTTGACATTTAACGCTACTCCTCAGGATTTTGACGAGGGATTTTTTGAGCAAATCACAACGCCTGTACAAAAGGTATCGGGCTTAATGGTGGATATGGAAAAATTTCAAAAGCAATTGGACGAAGCCAAAAAGCAATCGGCAATCGAGAAGGACAAAGCCGAAAAGCAGAAGAAAGAACAGGAAGCCAAAGACAGGAAGTTTAAAGACGGAATGGCAAAGGCTGATGAACTGGAGAAAGAAGGCAAGTTCCGTGAAGCATGGATGAAGGTTCCCGACATCACCGAGTTTCCAGAAAAAGCGGACGAGATACGCAAACGCAAAACATCATTGTCCGACAGGTTTGCCACACCGAGCCTTTTCGGAGCAATGGAAGAAACGGTACCCGCACCGCAAGAGAAGGTAGAAAGTACTGCCGACTACCTTTCCGAAGAAACGGACGAAATCGAACAAGAATAA
- a CDS encoding XRE family transcriptional regulator, which yields MSILSENIRYLRAQLKYSQQKIADDLLITRGRYAKYEDGDTEPPIEILLKISRYFRVSIDLLVSVELRRFPMDELLRLPDNRILLPITIDGSGENKIEIIPYKASMGYLNSYADPEYIETLQHLSLPFLRNGNYRAFPVEGDSMPPFKDGTFIIGRYIENIQEMKIGKTYLLVTRTGFVYKRLAELDEKSIRVVSDNSFYEPYRIPFQDLLEIWEYEYSLMKDYDFSDGNTQEIKGMFLSLKDDIKRVESHLKR from the coding sequence ATGTCAATTTTGTCAGAAAACATCAGGTATTTAAGAGCTCAATTGAAATATTCCCAACAGAAAATTGCGGATGATCTTTTGATCACCAGAGGTCGATATGCCAAATATGAAGATGGTGATACTGAACCTCCTATTGAAATTCTTTTGAAGATTTCCAGGTATTTTCGCGTCAGCATTGACCTGCTGGTTTCCGTGGAGCTTAGAAGATTTCCGATGGATGAACTGTTGCGCCTCCCGGATAACCGCATCTTACTTCCCATTACCATTGATGGTTCAGGCGAGAATAAAATTGAAATCATTCCCTACAAAGCATCGATGGGATACCTCAACAGCTATGCTGATCCTGAATATATTGAAACCCTTCAGCACTTGTCACTTCCCTTTCTCCGAAATGGCAACTATAGGGCTTTTCCCGTAGAGGGAGATTCCATGCCGCCCTTTAAGGATGGCACTTTTATTATCGGTAGATACATCGAAAATATACAGGAAATGAAAATAGGGAAAACGTATCTGTTGGTTACGCGCACGGGATTTGTTTACAAAAGACTCGCTGAATTGGACGAAAAATCTATCAGGGTAGTATCGGATAACAGCTTTTACGAACCCTACCGAATACCTTTCCAAGATCTCTTGGAAATTTGGGAATATGAATACAGTTTAATGAAGGATTATGATTTTTCAGATGGTAACACCCAAGAGATTAAAGGTATGTTTTTATCCTTAAAAGATGATATCAAACGGGTGGAAAGCCATTTAAAGCGATAA
- a CDS encoding PRTRC system ThiF family protein, protein METAKTAVHFTDNELLSPTNPISVNLIGAGGTGSKVLTALMEINESLIALGHAGLQVRLWDDDVITSANLGRQRFFECETGLYKSVALINRINRCIGSNWKTETAKFEKDRFGRLPENARATITITCVDTVGARFGVAEILTEASYRRHYHDEPKYWLDFGNSQDTGQVLLSTIGEIKQPFSEKYRTVASLPFVTEEYGELLKQSEQEDNTPSCSLAEALEHQDLFINSSLTQMGCSLLWNLFRRGMTEYKGFFHNLKDFRTHPIKVA, encoded by the coding sequence ATGGAAACAGCAAAAACAGCCGTCCATTTTACGGACAATGAGCTACTCAGCCCTACCAACCCGATTTCCGTCAACCTTATCGGGGCAGGTGGTACAGGTTCAAAGGTATTGACCGCCCTAATGGAAATAAACGAGAGCCTGATCGCTTTGGGGCACGCAGGGTTGCAGGTGCGTTTGTGGGATGATGATGTGATTACGAGCGCCAATTTGGGAAGGCAGCGATTTTTTGAATGTGAAACAGGACTGTACAAATCCGTTGCACTCATCAACCGCATTAACCGTTGCATCGGTTCCAACTGGAAAACCGAAACAGCAAAATTTGAAAAGGACAGGTTCGGTAGGTTGCCCGAAAACGCAAGGGCAACCATAACCATCACTTGCGTGGATACGGTAGGGGCAAGGTTTGGCGTTGCTGAAATTCTGACAGAAGCAAGCTACCGCAGACATTACCACGATGAGCCAAAATATTGGCTGGACTTTGGCAATAGCCAAGATACAGGACAAGTTCTGTTGTCTACCATCGGGGAAATCAAACAGCCGTTTTCGGAAAAATACAGAACGGTGGCAAGCCTGCCCTTTGTTACCGAGGAATATGGCGAACTCCTGAAACAATCGGAACAAGAGGACAACACGCCAAGCTGTTCGCTTGCCGAAGCATTGGAACACCAAGATTTGTTCATCAATTCATCACTGACCCAAATGGGTTGCTCCCTATTATGGAACCTGTTTCGCAGGGGAATGACAGAGTACAAAGGATTTTTTCACAACCTGAAAGATTTCCGGACCCACCCGATAAAAGTCGCCTGA
- a CDS encoding PRTRC system protein C has translation MLLATPLERVFILKDKGQDIRLTDPEPRWSVEAVMNYYANVYPILTTAKVSPPQIKDDAVEYKFESVMGTKG, from the coding sequence ATGTTATTAGCAACACCATTAGAGCGAGTATTCATACTCAAAGATAAAGGACAGGACATCAGACTGACTGACCCCGAACCACGTTGGAGCGTGGAAGCCGTAATGAATTATTATGCCAATGTATATCCCATTCTAACAACAGCCAAAGTATCTCCACCACAAATCAAAGATGATGCAGTAGAGTACAAATTTGAGAGCGTAATGGGCACTAAAGGGTAA
- a CDS encoding PRTRC system protein B, whose amino-acid sequence MNNVNNITENFGTLYHPTSALVFYKTIGTETDMYVEHFDMDSNGMPINAHPLTVKEANVLAKALQTDEEKNKAFLKPKGILPTNILHIDLSGKGTVLWYTKAQQRQLYFVNGLGIPNGIAQVPPMLWLASKNSLAVFALATDRRPTKKTPLHYAPFFNIYEDGRVCMGTVTIDIKNSASVEEFIRAWESYFFNSYFSHLLGSHSPIKGNCVRVWKDLIGTNKPFPKDLLKKNNRTLKNVL is encoded by the coding sequence ATGAACAACGTAAATAACATAACCGAAAACTTCGGTACACTGTACCACCCTACATCTGCATTGGTTTTCTATAAAACCATAGGCACTGAAACCGATATGTACGTGGAGCATTTCGATATGGACAGTAACGGAATGCCTATCAATGCCCATCCACTAACAGTAAAGGAAGCCAATGTATTAGCGAAGGCTTTACAGACTGACGAGGAAAAAAATAAAGCCTTTTTAAAGCCAAAGGGAATATTACCGACCAATATTCTGCATATCGATCTGAGCGGAAAAGGTACGGTACTTTGGTACACCAAAGCACAGCAACGGCAACTCTATTTTGTAAATGGCTTGGGCATCCCTAACGGCATAGCGCAAGTGCCACCAATGCTATGGTTGGCAAGTAAAAATAGCCTTGCCGTATTTGCCCTTGCAACAGACAGAAGACCGACGAAGAAAACGCCACTACATTACGCTCCCTTTTTCAACATTTATGAAGATGGCAGGGTATGTATGGGTACGGTAACCATTGACATTAAAAATTCGGCTTCGGTAGAAGAGTTTATTCGCGCGTGGGAAAGCTACTTTTTCAACAGCTATTTCAGCCACCTGTTAGGAAGCCATAGCCCTATCAAAGGGAATTGCGTAAGGGTATGGAAAGACCTTATCGGCACCAATAAACCCTTTCCTAAAGACCTGCTGAAAAAGAATAACAGAACCCTCAAAAATGTACTGTGA
- the traN gene encoding conjugative transposon protein TraN produces MKNHLKIIWAIALIFGFAVTSYAQDSIKTPLLLGRIEPYHLQVTYDKTSHLIFPSAIRYVDLGSEYLIAGKAEDAENVLRVKASVRDFEPETNFSVITDDGRFYSFNVYYSSYPEALSYDLLAMQKSVDRKNGNDVLFEELGNNSPSLAVLLSETIYKQDKRVIKHIGAKSFGIQFILKGIYIHNGKYYFHTEIQNKTNVPFEIDMTSFKVVDKKVAKRTVVQEHPLIPLRTYKPMEGIPGKSTEHNVFLLDQFTISDDKVLLIEIFEKNGGRHQTLQVENSDLIKARLIDDMHLKF; encoded by the coding sequence ATGAAAAATCATTTAAAAATCATTTGGGCTATAGCCCTGATCTTCGGTTTTGCCGTAACATCCTATGCACAGGACAGTATTAAGACGCCTCTTTTGTTAGGCAGGATTGAGCCCTATCATCTGCAGGTTACCTACGATAAAACATCACACCTTATTTTCCCCTCTGCTATCCGTTATGTGGATTTAGGCAGCGAATACCTGATCGCTGGTAAAGCAGAGGATGCAGAAAATGTTTTGCGGGTAAAAGCATCGGTACGGGATTTTGAGCCGGAAACCAATTTTTCGGTGATTACCGATGACGGGCGTTTTTACAGCTTCAATGTGTATTACAGTTCCTATCCTGAAGCACTGAGCTACGACCTGCTCGCTATGCAAAAATCGGTAGACAGAAAAAATGGCAACGATGTGCTTTTTGAAGAATTGGGCAACAATTCTCCCTCGCTGGCAGTCTTGCTTTCGGAAACCATCTACAAGCAGGATAAGCGTGTGATTAAGCACATCGGGGCTAAGAGCTTCGGCATCCAGTTTATCCTCAAAGGGATTTACATCCACAACGGTAAATACTACTTCCATACGGAAATACAAAACAAAACCAACGTGCCTTTTGAGATTGATATGACGAGTTTCAAGGTTGTCGATAAGAAAGTGGCTAAACGTACCGTCGTGCAGGAACATCCGTTGATACCGCTTAGGACGTACAAGCCAATGGAAGGCATCCCAGGGAAATCGACCGAGCACAATGTATTCCTGTTGGACCAGTTTACGATCAGTGATGACAAGGTACTGCTAATCGAGATTTTCGAGAAGAATGGCGGGAGGCATCAGACGCTCCAGGTGGAAAATTCGGATTTAATAAAGGCCCGCTTGATTGACGATATGCACCTAAAATTTTAG
- a CDS encoding HEPN-associated N-terminal domain-containing protein, with the protein MGGVKNRWLELESRNLSSIPDKNICIKHFEDKGIKRFIKQNYHDGYCDYCAKELKVISLEDLMGFIMDGISNFYEDAANFMSYNSRGGGYVGEHYTPDQLIQEQIGLEAEPFAVIEDVVNSIENIAWAQPDLYYDNLKDDLKYQWDYFKQLIKHKSRYLFSSAGGGQPKALEILREVGRLISTLKIIKVIPAGTKLYRCRQHDYKTKITDFNEITAPPNDKAIYPNRFSPSGISMFYAAFDMDTAILETISRADKRKRYVTIAEFETLKDQYVVDFDKLPKIPSIFEIKDKKRYYLILFLYAFVRDITQQITKDGKEHTEYVPTQVMTEFLRFPFNKNRSHKIVGIVYPSSQNRNHQSAVFFWDDQLSIEEVKLNTLKRQKIV; encoded by the coding sequence ATGGGAGGAGTTAAAAATAGATGGCTTGAATTGGAAAGTAGGAATCTAAGCAGTATTCCAGATAAAAACATTTGTATCAAACATTTTGAAGACAAAGGCATTAAGCGTTTCATCAAGCAAAATTATCACGATGGCTATTGTGATTACTGCGCCAAGGAACTAAAAGTTATTTCACTAGAGGATTTAATGGGATTTATTATGGATGGCATTTCAAACTTCTATGAAGATGCCGCCAATTTTATGAGTTATAATTCAAGAGGGGGAGGCTACGTTGGAGAACATTATACTCCTGATCAACTTATCCAAGAACAGATAGGCCTCGAAGCAGAACCTTTTGCAGTGATCGAAGATGTCGTTAACTCAATTGAAAATATTGCCTGGGCACAGCCGGACTTATATTATGACAACCTCAAAGATGATTTGAAATATCAGTGGGATTACTTCAAACAGCTGATCAAACACAAGTCTCGTTATCTCTTTTCGTCTGCAGGCGGTGGCCAGCCTAAAGCACTTGAAATCCTGCGAGAGGTTGGCAGATTGATATCAACATTAAAAATAATTAAGGTTATTCCGGCGGGAACAAAACTCTATCGCTGTCGGCAGCACGACTATAAGACAAAAATTACTGATTTTAACGAAATCACTGCTCCCCCCAATGATAAGGCGATCTATCCCAATAGGTTCAGCCCATCAGGAATATCAATGTTCTATGCTGCATTTGACATGGATACAGCAATTTTAGAAACAATAAGCAGGGCGGATAAACGCAAAAGATATGTAACGATAGCAGAATTTGAAACACTAAAAGATCAATATGTAGTTGATTTTGACAAGTTGCCGAAGATCCCTAGTATCTTTGAAATTAAAGATAAGAAACGTTACTATTTGATTTTATTTCTGTATGCATTCGTTAGAGATATAACACAGCAAATTACCAAGGATGGTAAAGAGCACACGGAATATGTGCCGACCCAAGTAATGACTGAATTTTTGAGGTTTCCGTTTAATAAGAACAGAAGCCATAAGATTGTTGGAATCGTCTATCCTTCTTCACAGAACAGAAATCACCAATCGGCAGTGTTTTTTTGGGACGACCAATTGAGTATAGAAGAAGTGAAATTAAACACCTTAAAAAGACAGAAGATTGTTTAA
- a CDS encoding helix-turn-helix domain-containing protein, whose product MAREIINGTSVIIMEIVVITLKDLLQFKSEILEELKALMHKEGGQKESREWLKSSDVRELLKISPGTLQNLRMKGTLPYRKVGGSFYYRQEDIFKMLNKDG is encoded by the coding sequence ATGGCCCGGGAGATCATAAACGGTACTTCCGTGATCATTATGGAAATAGTTGTTATTACTTTAAAGGACCTGCTACAGTTCAAAAGCGAAATCCTGGAAGAGCTAAAGGCTTTGATGCATAAGGAAGGAGGGCAAAAGGAAAGTAGAGAGTGGCTCAAGAGTTCCGATGTTCGGGAGTTACTAAAGATATCACCCGGCACACTGCAAAACCTTCGGATGAAGGGTACTCTTCCGTACCGAAAAGTGGGAGGCAGCTTCTACTACCGTCAAGAGGATATCTTTAAAATGCTGAATAAGGATGGGTGA
- a CDS encoding single-stranded DNA-binding protein, with protein MNIIGRLTRDAEVRTTSQDKQVVNFSVAVGDSYRNKQGERIEQTTYFDCAYWLSANVARLLTKGTLVELTGRASVRAWISKDGEAKAGLNFHTSNIKLHGSSKRTETAQATTGTSNNKTEDDLPF; from the coding sequence ATGAACATCATCGGAAGACTGACAAGAGATGCGGAAGTACGCACAACGTCACAGGACAAACAAGTAGTAAACTTTTCAGTAGCGGTGGGCGACAGCTACCGTAACAAGCAGGGCGAACGTATAGAACAAACCACCTACTTCGATTGTGCCTACTGGCTATCGGCAAACGTGGCAAGATTGCTCACAAAGGGCACATTGGTAGAACTCACAGGTAGGGCAAGCGTAAGGGCATGGATAAGCAAGGACGGCGAAGCAAAAGCAGGTCTGAATTTCCACACCTCCAATATCAAACTGCACGGCAGTAGCAAAAGAACCGAAACCGCACAAGCCACCACAGGAACAAGCAACAACAAGACAGAGGACGACCTCCCATTTTAA